The Stenotrophomonas sp. NA06056 genome segment CGGACTACAACGGTTTCAAGATCGTCATCGGCGGTGAGACCCTGTCTGGTGATGCGATCACCGACCTGTACCAGCGCATTGTCGAAGGCCGTCTGGTCCAGGCTGCGGAGCCGGGCGACTACCAGCAGCGCGAGGTCAGCGCCGACTACATCCAGCGTATTGCCGATGATGTGCAGCTGGACCGCCCGTTGAAGGTGGTTGCCGATGCAGGCAACGGCGTGGCGGGTGCCTTCGCGCCGCAGCTGCTGGAAGCGATCGGCGCCGAAGTGATTCCGTTGTACTGCGATGTCGACGGCACTTTCCCCAACCATCACCCCGATCCCAGCGAACCGGCCAACCTGGAAGACCTGGTGCAGACGGTCAAGCGCTTTGGCGCCGACCTCGGCGTGGCGTTCGATGGTGATGGCGATCGCCTCGGCGTGGTGACCGGCGAAGGCAAGATCATCTACGCCGACCGCCTGCTGATGCTGTTCGCCGCCGACGTACTGATGCGCAACCCGGGCGCGATGGTGATCTACGACGTGAAGTGCACCGGCACGTTGTCCGATCATGTGCTGCGCAATGGGGGCAGTCCGTTGATGTGGAAGACCGGGCATTCGCTGATGAAGGCGAAGATGCGCGAGACCGACGCCGAACTGGCGGGCGAGATGAGCGGCCACTTCTTCTTCAAGGAGCGCTGGTTCGGCTTCGACGATGGCCTGTATGCCGCTGCGCGCCTGCTGGAAATCCTGGCCCAGCGCGAAGAAGCGCCGGACGACGTGCTGGCCGAACTGCCGGAAATGGTGGCGACGCCGGAGTTGAAGGTGCCGGTGGCCGAAGGAACCCCGCATGCGCTGGTGGCGATGCTGGCGGCCGCTGCGCAGTCGCCGGACAACCCGTATGTCGGCGGTCGCCTGTCGACCATCGACGGCCTGCGGGTGGACTTCGCCGACGGCTGGGGCCTGGTGCGCGCCTCCAACACCACGCCGGTGCTGGTGCTGCGTTTCGAAGGCAACGACGAGGCCGCACTGGAGCGCATCCAGGCACTCTTCCGCAGCCAGCTGCAACCGGTGCTGGGCGACACCCCGCTGGGGTTCTGAGGTGGCGCCGGGCTGCGCCCGGCACCCGCCGAATCCACGTCAACGTCAAATTCAACCGCTGGCTTCCTGCGGGATGGCGGGGTGGGTCCGGTTGCGGGGGACGCTGCAAGTACGTCCATGTAAGCTCGGTCGCCGCATCCATGCGGCTCACGCCCCCGCAACCGGACCCACCCCGCCTTCGAGAGATCTCCGCGGTCTGTCGGAATGGCATGGCCTGCTCTTGGGGGTGTCGACCTTGGTCGACACGTAGATCCACGCCATGCGTGGATGTTTTTCGATCAATTGTCGAAATATTCGATTCCGATGGAGATTCATCCACGCATGGCGTGGATCTACTGGCCACCGGGAAACCGTCGAAGGCGGGGCACTGTGGGTGTGCGGGGTGTGAGCCGCATGGATGCGGCGACCAAGCCCCCATGGACGGGTTCACGGCGGCCCCGCACACCCACAGTGCCTCGCCATCCCGCAGGAAGCCGCTTTGGCTGTTGCCGTTGCTCCGGCTGTTGCTTGAAAGCCTCTGCGGGTGCAGGGCGCAGCCCTGCCGACCTTACTTCGCCCAGCCTTCGATCTCGCCGTGCGCGAACGGTCCGAGCTTGGCCTTCACCATCCGTCCCTGTGCATCGAACAGCACGCTGTAGGGCAGCAGGCCCTGTGCGTTGCCCAACTGCACGCTGGCGTCGCGTGGGCCTGGGGTATCGAGCACGATCGGGTAGTTCACCGGCACCCGCTGCAGGAAATCGCCCACACGGTCAGGCGTATCCAGCGCCAGGCCCAACACCTGTATGCCGCGCGCGCCCTGGCCCTCGGCAAAGCGGGCCAACTCGGGCATTTCCTCCACGCACGGGCCGCACCAGCTGGCCCACACATTGACCAGCAATGGTCGGTCCTTGAAGCGTTCGCGGAGATCCAGCGCGTTGCCTTCAGCATCGGGCAGGACCAACGCGGGCAGCGGATCACCGCGGCGCAGGATCGGCAGCGCCTGCGGCGATACCGCAACAGGCGCTGCGGTATCCGCCGCCGGTGACGGTGCCAGTCGATTGCCGGCCCACAGGCCTAGTCCGGCAGCCAGCACCGCTGTCCACAGCAGTGCTGGCCGTTGCCACTTCATCGGGCGGTGCGCAGCAATGCTTCTTCCACCAGCGCCTGGGTCAGCAGGGTGGGCAGCACTGTCGGCGGTGCGCCCGGCCCATAGACCACGTACAGCGGCACGCCCACGGCCTTGTGCTCATCCAGGAACGCGGTGATCTGCGGGTCCACATTGGTGTAGTCGCCACGCATGTACACCGCGTTGGTGCGCTTGAGCAGTTCCTTGAACTCCGGGCGGGACAGCACCGCGCGCTCGTTGGCCTTGCAGCTCACGCACCAGTCGGCGGTCATGTTGACGAATACCACGCGGTTGTCGGCGCGCAGGCGGTCCAGCATCTGCGGTGAATACTCCACCACGTTCTCGCTGCTCGCCTGTGCGGCACGTGCCGGCGGTGCCAGCTGGGTCACGGCCCACACCGGCACCAGCGCCGCGATCACCAGCAGCACGCCCAGCAGCCCGGCCGCGCGCTGGCTGCGCCAGCGGCTGCGCTCGAACAACCATAGGCCACCGGTGAGCAGCAGCAGGCCGCCCAGCGCCAGCGCCATGCCATCCACGCCACGCTGCTTGCCCAGCACCCACAGCAGCCACAACGCGGCGGCGTACATCGGGAAGGCCAGCACGTGCTTCAGCGTTTCCATCCACGGTCCGGGCTTGGGCAGGCGACGGGCCAGTGCCGGCACGAAACCGATCAGCAGGAACGGCAGGGCCAGGCCCAGGCCGAGGAACAGGAACACCAGCATCGCCGCCACCGGCGGTGCCACGAAGGCATAGGCCACGGCCGGGCCGAAGAACGGCCCCACGCAGGCGCTGCCGACCACGCAGGCCAGCACGCCGGTGAAGAAGTCGCCGGCCGGGCCGCTGCGCCGCGCCAGCGACTGGCCGAAGTTGC includes the following:
- a CDS encoding TlpA disulfide reductase family protein, with translation MKWQRPALLWTAVLAAGLGLWAGNRLAPSPAADTAAPVAVSPQALPILRRGDPLPALVLPDAEGNALDLRERFKDRPLLVNVWASWCGPCVEEMPELARFAEGQGARGIQVLGLALDTPDRVGDFLQRVPVNYPIVLDTPGPRDASVQLGNAQGLLPYSVLFDAQGRMVKAKLGPFAHGEIEGWAK